Proteins from one Niallia circulans genomic window:
- a CDS encoding GNAT family N-acetyltransferase, translating to MTYKEESPDWKKWDAPYYEHQAISWNDFQKQKDKYLYQDDFWAIETDGKLIGSVSYYWEHKPSNWLEMGIVIYDSKFWSGGYGTKALKLWINHLFQTLPLVRVGFTTWSGNRRMMKVGKKLGMQLEARLRKCRYYNGIYYDSIRMGLLREEWEKN from the coding sequence ATGACATATAAAGAGGAAAGTCCGGATTGGAAAAAATGGGATGCTCCTTATTACGAGCATCAGGCCATTTCGTGGAATGACTTTCAAAAGCAAAAAGACAAGTATCTTTATCAAGATGATTTTTGGGCGATAGAGACAGATGGAAAGCTTATCGGATCTGTCAGCTATTATTGGGAGCATAAGCCATCAAACTGGCTTGAAATGGGAATCGTCATATATGATTCAAAGTTTTGGAGCGGTGGATATGGTACAAAGGCACTGAAGCTGTGGATAAACCATCTATTTCAAACACTTCCACTTGTAAGAGTCGGCTTTACGACTTGGTCAGGCAATAGGCGTATGATGAAGGTCGGGAAAAAGCTTGGAATGCAGCTCGAAGCACGATTAAGAAAATGCCGTTACTATAATGGTATATACTATGATTCGATTCGTATGGGTTTGCTGCGGGAAGAATGGGAAAAGAATTAA
- a CDS encoding SRPBCC domain-containing protein, translating to MLTEVTVKLQISKPAEKVFVALINPEQIGNYWFSSSSEKWTEGNTVLLRYDEYQAEVAIRIMEVAEKEKIVFAWGEKHEETIVSITLKEHNSKTVMEVKESGFKEDDPLLVEKLLNQKEGWVYTLTCLKAYLEHGIHDLRASLVLG from the coding sequence GTGTTAACAGAAGTCACGGTTAAGCTGCAAATAAGCAAACCTGCTGAGAAAGTGTTTGTAGCGCTTATAAATCCAGAACAGATTGGTAACTACTGGTTTAGTTCTAGTTCCGAAAAGTGGACAGAAGGAAACACAGTACTATTGAGATACGATGAGTATCAGGCAGAAGTTGCTATTCGTATAATGGAAGTAGCAGAAAAGGAGAAAATCGTGTTCGCATGGGGTGAAAAGCACGAAGAAACAATCGTTTCCATCACACTTAAAGAGCATAACTCGAAAACAGTTATGGAAGTGAAAGAATCAGGTTTTAAAGAAGATGATCCCCTGCTAGTTGAAAAGCTGCTCAACCAAAAAGAAGGCTGGGTCTATACCCTCACATGCCTAAAAGCCTATTTGGAGCACGGTATTCATGATTTGAGAGCGTCATTAGTACTTGGATAA
- a CDS encoding magnesium transporter CorA family protein encodes MLNIYLSNEEGVLKETNKITSGCWINLVAPKEQEIQYIAAELDIPIEFLKDSLDEEERSRIEKDGDDILIIVNIPSVTFDDKKKPTYDTIPLGIIIAKNCFVTICLKDNPIFHAFSQGKVKDFFTYKRTRFAFQILYSMSTSYLKYLKQISKKIDTIEDQLLQSMKNKELFSLLHLQKSLVYFTTSLKSNNIVMNKMMNTRFLKMYEDDQDLLEDVIIENQQAIEMAQTHASILSGMMDAFASIISNNVSMVMKFLTSVTIVLSLPTIVASFYGMNVNIPFQEYKHAFFVALAISFVLSCLTAIVLRRKRLF; translated from the coding sequence ATGTTAAATATTTATCTTTCTAACGAAGAAGGAGTACTTAAAGAAACGAATAAAATTACGAGCGGCTGCTGGATTAATCTAGTTGCTCCAAAAGAGCAGGAGATTCAGTACATTGCAGCAGAGCTTGATATTCCAATTGAATTTTTAAAGGATTCTTTGGATGAAGAGGAACGTTCAAGGATAGAAAAAGATGGCGATGATATTTTAATAATTGTCAACATTCCATCCGTAACCTTTGATGATAAGAAAAAACCAACGTATGATACAATTCCTTTAGGAATTATCATTGCCAAAAATTGTTTTGTGACAATTTGTCTCAAGGATAATCCGATTTTTCATGCTTTTTCCCAAGGAAAAGTTAAGGATTTCTTTACGTATAAAAGAACAAGATTTGCATTCCAAATACTGTATAGCATGTCTACGTCTTATTTGAAATATCTTAAACAAATCAGTAAAAAGATTGACACAATTGAAGACCAGCTTCTGCAATCAATGAAAAACAAGGAGCTGTTTTCTCTTCTTCATCTACAAAAAAGTCTTGTTTATTTTACAACATCACTTAAATCGAATAATATTGTCATGAATAAGATGATGAATACCAGATTTTTAAAAATGTACGAAGATGATCAAGATTTGCTGGAGGATGTTATTATTGAAAATCAGCAGGCGATAGAGATGGCTCAAACACATGCGTCAATTTTAAGCGGTATGATGGACGCATTTGCGTCGATTATTTCGAATAATGTCAGCATGGTTATGAAATTCTTAACATCTGTTACAATAGTCCTTTCCCTTCCAACAATAGTCGCAAGCTTTTATGGAATGAATGTTAACATACCATTTCAAGAATATAAGCATGCTTTTTTTGTAGCGTTAGCAATTTCATTTGTTTTGTCCTGCCTGACAGCGATTGTCTTACGGAGAAAACGATTATTTTAA
- a CDS encoding TetR/AcrR family transcriptional regulator: MESKADMKRHLIIETAKRLIHEQGITSLTLDAVAKKASISKGGLLYHYPSKEALMKGIAIAIFEDLENCMAEYAEKDPIEAGKWTRAMIEVTKDDLEHNAELNVAVMASSLLDETVAESISNSYQRALTKLDNDGISPVTASVIRLALDGLYYSQMLGVAPLNNTRQYAVLDQLMQMTRKGEM, translated from the coding sequence ATGGAATCAAAAGCAGATATGAAGCGCCATCTCATTATAGAAACAGCAAAAAGGCTTATTCATGAGCAAGGAATTACCAGCCTAACCCTTGACGCTGTTGCTAAAAAGGCAAGCATCAGTAAGGGCGGTCTTCTATATCACTATCCAAGTAAAGAAGCGTTAATGAAGGGAATTGCCATTGCTATTTTTGAAGATTTGGAGAATTGTATGGCAGAATACGCAGAGAAAGATCCAATTGAAGCAGGCAAATGGACTAGAGCTATGATTGAAGTTACGAAGGATGACTTAGAACATAATGCAGAGCTGAACGTTGCCGTAATGGCTTCCTCCTTATTGGACGAAACGGTGGCGGAAAGTATCTCAAACAGCTACCAAAGGGCGTTGACAAAGCTTGATAATGATGGCATTTCTCCTGTCACAGCGTCTGTTATCCGCTTAGCACTTGATGGTCTTTATTATTCACAAATGCTCGGTGTTGCTCCATTGAATAACACAAGGCAGTACGCTGTTCTTGACCAGCTCATGCAGATGACACGTAAGGGGGAGATGTGA
- a CDS encoding DMT family transporter, which yields MSPYLLLAISIISEVFASSMLKATDGFRRLLPTLGVAAGYSIAFYALSLTLKTLPLGTAYAIWAGVGTALTALAGALFYKESLNKKKILGLLLVIGGVVLLNIGVAH from the coding sequence ATGAGTCCGTATTTATTACTGGCAATTTCCATAATTAGTGAAGTATTTGCAAGCTCAATGCTTAAGGCAACGGACGGCTTCAGGAGACTGCTACCGACACTTGGGGTTGCGGCCGGCTATAGTATTGCCTTTTATGCTCTTTCGTTAACATTAAAAACATTGCCGCTTGGAACGGCATATGCCATTTGGGCGGGTGTTGGGACAGCACTAACTGCATTGGCGGGCGCATTATTTTATAAAGAGAGCTTAAACAAAAAGAAAATCCTTGGCCTTTTGCTTGTTATCGGCGGGGTTGTCCTCTTAAATATTGGCGTGGCTCATTAA
- a CDS encoding DMT family transporter: MKGYVYLTISIITEVFATTMLKMAEGFTVLLPSIGVIIGYVLAFYFISKALQSLPLSLSYAIWSGVGTAATALIGVILWKELITPVMLCGIVLIIGGVFLLNGSEKGETAKKPAN; this comes from the coding sequence ATGAAAGGATATGTTTATTTAACCATTTCCATCATTACCGAGGTTTTTGCGACAACGATGCTGAAAATGGCAGAGGGCTTTACTGTGCTCCTCCCTTCCATCGGCGTCATTATTGGCTATGTACTTGCGTTTTATTTTATCTCAAAGGCACTACAATCACTACCATTAAGCCTATCGTATGCTATTTGGTCTGGGGTTGGGACAGCTGCAACAGCATTGATTGGCGTCATTCTTTGGAAGGAACTAATTACCCCTGTCATGCTTTGTGGTATTGTCCTTATTATCGGCGGTGTTTTCTTGTTAAATGGTTCTGAAAAAGGTGAAACAGCCAAAAAGCCAGCAAACTAA